In Amia ocellicauda isolate fAmiCal2 chromosome 5, fAmiCal2.hap1, whole genome shotgun sequence, a genomic segment contains:
- the LOC136750175 gene encoding uncharacterized protein LOC136750175: protein MLKRVETGDTSNPGPLYFFDQTAGDRTHRRRMKKPLDELPPDLRYLNINPRLAAFIRSRGKKVVSDVVSADDNADVKTKEKEKQTALPELSTDPGALDSTDPDQALLAVQGGQGLPGEEEDMSPVEEYKYIAPQLLSELGTWLWECSGRGEGSFPRGLLNVLSYSWRELAEAAVDSRRQGHSLAYKSTKHGQLKGSEACESQSDETPPDKSHHGKMKAKKRVGAPAENVTGKSSQESTNVPPKLTTAAAPRREKKSKKTDSSIERAQSVEIAQLSHLPMTLSFSMSSRTCEDEGWIVQQEEPKPNDPEWTALCQWAVERLQLAQVPIKEQSSKLKDQGFTKTVLLCHYGDVKKDTIAKYKKRVRKNCVSALFNGRPRIPEVRPEDPAAQKLLYRINDGTALVYYPSGRIAICQSHSALPCGGFYTNVFSDSPDPSILGTFTAFGHGSVCHPDSNTVVVAFDQRGGMMCDKEGTVKRQWNWVRGAKLDEPIVIEVTEFITVRIMSPSSASLSYRAHEESVQLSLSPLGNVSPPKHRDLGLIMSDEKFSSDTACQLSKANRKKMIEIEARRKFKAKISTATKSRSEFLEMAKTLETLEEESGYQRGLKAAQELKKLQRKVRNILDDWMEHYRIATGR from the exons ATGCTTAAACGAGTGGAAACTGGAGACACTTCAAACCCCGGGCCATTGTATTTCTTTGATCAG ACTGCAGGTGATCGGACACACAGGAGGCGCATGAAGAAGCCGCTGGACGAGCTGCCGCCGGACCTCAGATACCTCAACATCAACCCGCGCCTGGCAGCTTTCATTAGGAG CAGGGGCAAAAAGGTGGTATCCGACGTTGTGTCCGCAGACGATAATGCAGACGTTAAGaccaaagagaaagaaaaacagacggCTTTGCCAGAGCTCAGTACCGACCCTGGAGCTCTGGACAGCACTGACCCCGACCAGGCGCTGCTGGCCGTGCAGGGTGGACAGGGCTTGCCCGGGGAGGAAGAGGACATGAGCCCGGTTGAGGAGTATAAGTATATTGCGCCCCAGCTGCTGTCCGAGCTGGGGACGTGGCTGTGGGAGTGCTCCGGCCGGGGAGAGGGGAGCTTCCCCAGAGGACTCCTCAACGTCCTGAGCTACAGCTGGAGAGAGCTGGCGGAGGCGGCAGTGGACAGCCGGAGACAGGGGCACTCGCTGGCTTATAAGAGCACGAAACACGGCCAGCTCAAAGGCTCCGAGGCCTGCGAGAGTCAGTCTGACGAGACCCCCCCAGATAAAAGTCATCACGGAAAGATGAAAGCAAAGAAGAGAGTAGGCGCACCTGCCGAAAACGTGACTGGGAAGAGCTCGCAAGAGTCCACTAATGTGCCGCCGAAACTGACGACGGCTGCGGCGCCTAGAC GTGAGAAGAAATCGAAGAAGACGGACAGTTCCATAGAAAGAGCTCAATCAGTTGAAATAG CTCAGTTGTCCCATTTGCCCATGACCCTAAGCTTCTCTATGTCATCCAGGACCTGTGAagatgaag GTTGGATTGTCCAGCAAGAAGAGCCCAAACCCAATGACCCCGAGTGGACAGCGCTCTGCCAATGGGCTGTGGAGCGGCTCCAGCTTGCTCAAGTGCCAAT AAAGGAACAAAGCAGCAAGCTGAAGGATCAAGGATTCACCAAAACAGTTCTCCTGTGTCATTATGGAGATGTAAAGAAGGACACCATTGCCAAATACAAGAAGCGAGTCCGTAAGAACTGTGTGTCGGCTCTCTTTAATGGAAGGCCTCGGATTCCGGAGGTCAGACCAGAGGACCCGGCGGCGCAGAAGCTTCTCTACAGAATCAATGATGGAACAGCACTCGTATA CTATCCATCGGGACGCATCGCTATTTGTCAGAGCCACTCAGCTTTGCCTTGTGGGGGATTCTACACAAATGTTTTCAGCGACTCCCCTGATCCATCAATTCTTGGTACCTTCACTGCATTTGGTCATGGTAGTGTCTGTCATCCTGATAG CAACACTGTGGTTGTGGCATTTGACCAGAGAGGAGGAATGATGTGTGACAAGGAGGGCACTGTGAAACGACAGTGGAACTGGGTCCGGGGAGCCAAACTAGACGAACCAATTGTCATAGAG GTGACTGAGTTCATCACTGTGCGAATCATGAGCCCGTCCTCGGCCAGTCTGTCCTACAGGGCTCACGAGGAGAGCGTccagctgtctctctctcccctcggAAACGTCTCTCCTCCAAAGCACAGGGATCTG GGTTTGATCATGAGTGATGAAAAGTTCTCCTCTGACACAGCATGCCAACTCTCAAAAGCTAACAGGAAGAAAATGATAGAGATTGAGGCCAGGAGGAAATTCAAGGCAAAGATTTCG ACAGCTACCAAATCAAGAAGTGAATTTCTGGAGATGGCAAAGACGCTGGAGACCCTGGAAGAGGAGTCTGGTTACCAGCGAGGGCTAAAAGCAGCGCAGGAACTGAAAAAGCTTCAGCGGAAGGTCAGGAATATCCTGGACGACTGGATGGAGCACTACCGCATCGCCACAGGCAGGTGa
- the metap2a gene encoding methionine aminopeptidase 2 produces MADVVRLQEEPEREAEQEKHLNGELDPEDKEEADAAEETAKKKKKKKKKNKSAAPVSTEAEKDGSAEGLDGVTKQLEKQALEEKDKEEDDEDGEEGENSAGKKKKKKKKKKGPKVQTDPPSVPIGDLYPSAVFPKGQECEYPTTQDGRSAAWRVTSDEKKVLDKANEEVWNDFRQAAEAHRQVRKYVRSWIKPGLTMIEICEKLEDCSRKLIKENGLHAGLAFPTGCSLNNCAAHYTPNAGDLTVLQYDDVCKIDFGTHINGRIIDCAFTVTFNPKYDKLLEAVKDATNTGIKCAGIDVRLCDVGEAIQEVMESYEVDIDGKTYQVKPIRNLNGHSIGQYRIHAGKTVPIVKGGEATRMEEGEVYAIETFGSTGKGVVHDDMECSHYMKNFDVGHVPIRLPRAKHLLNVINENFGTLAFCRRWLDRHGESKYLMALKNLCDLGIVDPYPPLCDMKGCYTAQFEHTILLRPTCKEVVSRGDDY; encoded by the exons ATGGCGGATGTGGTGCGACTGCAAGAGGAGCCGGAGCGAGAAGCCGAGCAGGAGAAACACCTGAACGGAGAGCTGGATCCCGAAGACAAGGAGGAAGCCGACGCTGCCGAAGAGACcgccaagaagaagaagaaaaagaagaagaagaacaagtcGGCCGCTCCCG TTAGTACTGAAGCTGAAAAAGATGGAAGCGCTGAGGGGTTGGATGGGGTGACCAAACAACTGGAGAAACAAGCTCTGGAAGAAAAGGACAAAGAGGAAGATGATGAAG ATGGAGAGGAGGGGGAAAACTCTGccgggaagaagaagaagaagaaaaagaagaagaagggcC CCAAGGTGCAGACAGATCCGCCGTCTGTTCCCATCGGTGATCTCTACCCAAGCGCAGTATTCCCCAAAGGACAGGAATGTGAATATCCAACCACACAAGATGG CCGGAGTGCTGCCTGGCGGGTGACAAGCGACGAGAAGAAAGTGCTGGACAAGGCCAACGAGGAGGTGTGGAATGACTTCAGGCAGGCCGCAGAGGCCCATAGACAAGTCAGGAAGTACGTCAGGAGCTGGATCAAGCCGGGCCTGACGATGATTGAGATCTG TGAAAAGCTAGAAGACTGTTCCAGAAAGCTGATCAAAGAGAACGGTCTACATGCGGGCCTGGCCTTTCCCACCGGCTGTTCTCTGAATAACTGCGCTGCCCACTACACACCCAATGCTGGAGACCTCACAGTCCTGCAGTACGATGATGTTTGCAAGATAGACTTCGGCACTCACATAAACG GTCGCATCATCGATTGTGCTTTTACCGTCACGTTCAATCCAAAGTACGATAAGCTGCTCGAAGCTGTGAAAGATGCCACTAATACAGGAATCAAG TGTGCTGGAATCGATGTGCGTCTGTGCGATGTTGGAGAAGCTATACAGGAAGTCATGGAATCCTATGAAGTGGACATTGATGGGAAAACCTATCAAG TGAAGCCAATTCGTAACTTGAATGGCCACTCCATTGGACAGTACAGGATACATGCCGGCAAGACTGTCCCTATTGTCAAAGGAGGAGAAGCAACCAGAATGGAG GAGGGGGAGGTGTATGCTATAGAAACATTTGGCAGCACAGGGAAAGGAGTTGTGCACGATGACATGGAGTGCTCGCATTACATGAAGAACTTTGACGTCGGACATGTGCCAATTAG ACTCCCAAGGGCTAAACACTTGTTGAATGTGATCAATGAGAACTTTGGCACTCTGGCCTTCTGCCGCCGCTGGCTGGATCGTCATGGCGAGAGTAAATACCTTATGGCGCTGAAGAACCTCTGTGACCTGGGCATCGTGGATCCCTACCCCCCGCTCTGCGACATGAAGGGCTGCTACACGGCGCAGTTCGAGCATACCATCCTGCTGCGCCCCACGTGCAAGGAGGTGGTGAGCAGGGGAGACGATTACTAA